The nucleotide sequence TCAGGGAAATCAAGCGATTCGCCGCGCTCAAAGATATCATTTTCTGTCAGGTTGTTCTGAACCATAAACAGGGCCATATCGCCGACTACTTTAGAAGAAGGCGTCACTTTCACCAAGTCTCCAAAAAGATCGTTGACGCGTCTGTACATTTCCTTTACTTCATTCCAGCGGTCATCAAGGCCGACTCCTTTAGCCTGCTGCTGAAGATTGCTGTATTGTCCGCCGGGCATTTCATGCATGTAAACTTCAGAGTGAGGGGCATTCATGCCGCTTTCAAAATCCCGGTAATAGTGACGCACGCCTTCCCAGTACTGCGAAAGCTCTTCCAGTGCTTCAATATCAATATTCGGACGCCGCTCCATTCCCTGCAGAGCATGATAAAGGGAATTGGCGCTCGGCTGTGAAGTCAGACCTGCCATCGAACTCACCGCTGTATCCACAACATCAACACCTGCTTCAATCGCTTTGGCATATGTAAACAGGCCGTTTCCGCTGGTATCATGTGTATGAAGATGAACAGGGATATCAATTGTTTCTTTCAAAGCGGAAATCAGATCATAGGCAGCCTGCGGTTTAAGAAGACCCGCCATATCTTTAATTCCCAGAATATGCGCCCCTGATGCTTCAAGTTCTTTCGCAAGGTTCGTATAGTAGGCAAGATCATATTTTCGGCGGGAAGGATCAAGAATGTCGCCTGTGTAGCAAATAGCCGCTTCTGCAAGCTTGTTTGATTTTCTTACCGCTTCAATGGCTGGCCGCATTCCCTCTACCCAGTTCAGGCTGTCAAAAATCCGGAAAACGTCAATGCCGGCATAGGCTGACTTTTCTACAAATTCTTCGATCACATTGTCAGGATAGTTCTTATACCCAACAGCATTTGAAGCACGGAGGAGCATCTGCAGCAAAACATTCGGGACTTGTTTTCTGACTGTCAGCAGTCTGTCCCACGGATCTTCTTTTAAGAATCTGTACGCTACATCAAATGTAGCGCCGCCCCACATTTCAAGAGAAAACAAGTTAGGAAGAAGTCTTGCTGTCGGCTCTGCAATATGTTTGATGTCATTTGTTCTCAGTCTTGTGGCAAGCAGAGACTGATGGGCGTCGCGGAATGTTGTATCCGTCAGCAGCACTTCGTTTTGCTCTTTCAGCCAGTTTACAAGACCTTCAGGCCCAAGCTTGTCAAGAATCTGTTTTGTTCCCTCAGGGACCGGTTCTGAGTATTTGACTTTCGGAATATGAAGCTTGTCAAATACAGGTTTCTTTTTCTTCTCAATGCCGGGAAATCCGTTGACGGTCACATTGCCGATATAGGAAAGCATCTTTGTTCCCCGGTCTTTTTTCTTCGGAAAAACAAACAGCTCCGGTGTCGAGTCGATAAAAGAAGTATCGTATTCACCTGACATAAACTTTTCATGCCTGATTACGTTCTCGAGGAACGGAATGTTTGTTTTAATACCGCGGATGCGGAACTCCCTTAAGTTTCTGATCATTTTGGCAGCTGCCTGTTCGAATGTAAGCGCCTGTGTTGAAAGCTTTACAAGCAAAGAATCATAGTGAGGTGTAATGACAGCTCCCTGGAATCCGTTGCCGGCATCAAGTCTGACCCCGAATCCGCCGCCTGAGCGGTAGGCCATAATTTTTCCTGTATCCGGCATAAAGCCGTTCAAAGGATCTTCTGTCGTCACCCTTGATTGAATGGCATAGCCTGTTACTCTGATCTCATCCTGCTGCGGTATGCCGATTTTACTGCTGTGGAGGGCATGTCCCTGTGCAACCATAATCTGCGTCTGCACAATGTCAATGCCAGTCACCATCTCAGTAATCGTGTGCTCTACCTGTACGCGGGGATTGACTTCAATAAAGTAGAATTCTCCGCCTGCAACAAGAAATTCAACCGTTCCTGCATTTACATAGCTGACATTGCTCATCAATTTCACAGCTGCATCGCAAATTTCCCGTCTGAGTTCTTCGCTTACAGATACGCTTGGTGCAACTTCCACAACCTTCTGATGACGGCGCTGAACCGAACAGTCGCGCTCATAAAGATGCACGATGTTTCCGTGGTCATCCCCGATAATCTGAACTTCAATGTGCTTTGGATTTTCAATCAGCTTTTCAACATACACTTCGTCATTGCCGAATGCAGCCTTCGCTTCAGATTTGGCGCGCTCATAGCTTTCTTTCACCTCAGAAGCACTTCTGACAATCCTCATGCCGCGTCCGCCTCCG is from Bacillus sp. FSL H8-0547 and encodes:
- the pyc gene encoding pyruvate carboxylase, encoding MTQKKIQKILVANRGEIAIRVFRACTELNIRTVAVYSKEDSGSFHRYKADEAYIVGEGKKPIDAYLDIEGIIEIAKNNGVDAIHPGYGFLSENIHFARRCEEEGIIFIGPKSAHLDMFGDKVKARKQAELAEIPVIPGSDGPVASLEDVVDFGRKNGYPFIIKASLGGGGRGMRIVRSASEVKESYERAKSEAKAAFGNDEVYVEKLIENPKHIEVQIIGDDHGNIVHLYERDCSVQRRHQKVVEVAPSVSVSEELRREICDAAVKLMSNVSYVNAGTVEFLVAGGEFYFIEVNPRVQVEHTITEMVTGIDIVQTQIMVAQGHALHSSKIGIPQQDEIRVTGYAIQSRVTTEDPLNGFMPDTGKIMAYRSGGGFGVRLDAGNGFQGAVITPHYDSLLVKLSTQALTFEQAAAKMIRNLREFRIRGIKTNIPFLENVIRHEKFMSGEYDTSFIDSTPELFVFPKKKDRGTKMLSYIGNVTVNGFPGIEKKKKPVFDKLHIPKVKYSEPVPEGTKQILDKLGPEGLVNWLKEQNEVLLTDTTFRDAHQSLLATRLRTNDIKHIAEPTARLLPNLFSLEMWGGATFDVAYRFLKEDPWDRLLTVRKQVPNVLLQMLLRASNAVGYKNYPDNVIEEFVEKSAYAGIDVFRIFDSLNWVEGMRPAIEAVRKSNKLAEAAICYTGDILDPSRRKYDLAYYTNLAKELEASGAHILGIKDMAGLLKPQAAYDLISALKETIDIPVHLHTHDTSGNGLFTYAKAIEAGVDVVDTAVSSMAGLTSQPSANSLYHALQGMERRPNIDIEALEELSQYWEGVRHYYRDFESGMNAPHSEVYMHEMPGGQYSNLQQQAKGVGLDDRWNEVKEMYRRVNDLFGDLVKVTPSSKVVGDMALFMVQNNLTENDIFERGESLDFPDSVVELFEGYLGQPHGGFPEELQKIILKGRDPISVRPGELLEPVDFPALKEDLFKTLGRQVTSFDAIAHALYPKVFLDYAKTFEQFGDISVLDTPTFLYGMRLGEEIEVEIEQGKTLIVKLVSIGEPQPDGTRVVYFELNGQPREVIIRDENVKATVTAKMKADKGNKDHIGATMPGTVIKVLVEKGEKVSKGDHLLLTEAMKMETTVQAPFSGTVKEIHVANGEAIQTGDLLIEMTE